The genomic segment CGAACCCGTGATGAAAACACGTGAGACGACGTTCAGCACGTCCCGATCAAGAAGCGCCTGGGAGAAGGTGCATTGATCCGTCACGGGCGCGACGACGCTCGCCGAGATCGAACGCTTCGCACGGATCGAGCCGTCCGGGTCCTTGGCACATCCCGCACTCATGACTTCGTACCGATTCGGGTCGGTCTTGGATTGCGTCACCGTCACGTCGAGCAGGTCGGGAGAGCCGTCAAGCGAGACCGACGCCTGACCGGTCCAGTATTGACCGACCGGCACGGTGGTCGGGGGGTAGGTGAGAAAGTGCGCGGCCATCGCAACGCCGGAGTCGGCAATGTATTGCGCGCGGACCTGGGCGCGGTAGTTCATCGCCTCGGGCATCGCCGTGCTGTGCGCCTCCAGGAAACTGACGCCCAGCGCCGTCGCCAGCGCGGCCAGCGCCAGCACCGCGACAAGAATGTACGCGCGCCGTCGCCCCGGCCGTCGCGCGCGCGTTCGGCCGGTTTGCGAATTGAGGAGTTGCGTATCAATGCCGTCGCGCGTCATAAGCTGCTCTCCAGCGTGACGGTGGGAAGCGCGGCATGGCCGGTGAAACCGTTGTAGAGCGAGAAGTACGACCGGGTCTTGCGCGGGGGGGTGGAATCCGGCCGCGCGGCGTTTTTGGTTTCCTTGTAGAACAGGTAATCCGCCGGTGCCTGGGGGCTGGCATTGAGATTGAACGTCGCCGTATTGGGGGCCGTGCCGAGCGTGAACGTTGCAACGACGATGCGCGTTTCCGGCGAATTGGGCCACTGGGCGAAGCTCGCGCTGCTTACGTCCGACGCCCAGACGTACGAGCGTTTGTCAGGACCCGTGATCAGGAGACCCAGTTGGACCGGATCGAGGAAACTCGCCACCGGCACGGTCGTCGCCGGGATCGTTCCGTCCGTCTTTTGCATTCGCTCCATGAGAAGCTGCTTGCCCAGCGAGTCGTAGCGGATCAGCGCCGTCTCGTAGAGGTTCAGCTTGTCGTCGCCGTTGGAGTCGTCCAGCCACACGGTGATCTCGCTCGCCGTCACCTTGCCCACGTCCCGCGCGCCGCGAATCGTTCGAGACAGTTGTGTCAGCGCGAACTGGCCGGCGACGTGCAGCGTCCGCGCGTCGCGCGTCGCCAGCGACGCATTGCTCACGGCCGACATCATCGAAGCCGCCGCCCCGGCGACGATGGCCGTCGTGATGCTGGCCAGGAGCAGCTCGACGAGCGTCATGCCCCGGCGATGTTTCAGGATGCAATTCGCGCGCATCGTCTAGTACTCCCTCGCCACCAGCCGGTGCAGCGTCACCATCAGGGCGTTGCCGTCCCACACTCGAACCCGCACGAGGATGTAGCTGTTCGTATCCGCTGCCTGCTGGTCGGGAAACGACACGTAGGTGATCGTCACATCGCGCCACAGCCCCGCCGCGTCCGGATCGGTGATCGGCTGGTTGATGTAATCGCGCATTCCCGTGATCTGCTCGGTGAATCCGCTGAAGTCGTCAAGGTCGTCGTAGCGTTGACGGCGGTCTTCGAACGCCGTATCCGGACCCGGCGGATTGGTTGTGCCGTCGGGGCCGTAGAATGGCCGGGCGAGCACCTCTTCCATCATGGCCTGCCCGTAGGCCGTTGCCTTTTGAAGTCGAATCGCGGCGAGTGCGTGGCTCGCGCCCGCCGTGAAGGGCAGCAGGGCCGAGGTGGCGACGATGGAAAGCACGACGGCCGCCATCAGCGATTCCACAAGCGTCAGACCGCGGCGCCGCATGCAGGCAATTCCGGGACGTGCGCACACCGCGGCGGACCGGCGAAGCCGAACCACGCAGCGGCGCGTCGTGAACGTTGTGGAGAATTTCACGTCCATCGATCCATCCCGGGTCGCTTCGTGGTGCGACCCGCTTGAACCATACGATTCGCCGGCCTGCGCCGCGGCTGATGGGCCGCATCAATCGTCCGCACGGCGGCGCGGAAAAACGAATCGGGACCGGTAAACCGACAAGTGTCGCGGCTTACCGGTCCCGAATAAACATCAGGAGAAACCGTCCATGGCTCCGGCGACGGTCAGACCGGCCGCGGGCGATCAGGCCGCCGCGCGAAGCAGGATTACATCGCGTCGTGCGCCACGCCGTTGGTCGTGCCGCCGTCGTTGGCCTTGAATTCGCCGGTCGTCTCGTTGTAGTTCCAGGCCTTGTTGGCGGCGGCCGCCGTGTTCGTCACGTCGTTGCCCGTGCCGCCGACCGTGAACGGATTGGTCGGAATACGCTGCAAATAAGGACCGTACTTGCCGGACGCGTTGACCGTGCCGTCGGCGTTGGTCTTCTTGGTCATCTGGTCGACGAACGTCGCCAGGGCCGGATAGCTGCCGTTGTGTTGCAGCTTGTACAGATCGATCTGCCCGCGAATGGTCTGAAGGTTCGTCATCAGCGAGCTTAGCCGGGCGTCGGTGCTCGCATCCGAGAACTGCGGGATGACCACCGCGGCCAGGATGCCGAGGATGATCACGATGATCAACAGTTCCACCAGCGTGAAGGCGTTTCGAATGGTTGCTCGTCGCGTCATGTCTTTCTCCCT from the Planctomycetia bacterium genome contains:
- a CDS encoding type II secretion system protein → MKFSTTFTTRRCVVRLRRSAAVCARPGIACMRRRGLTLVESLMAAVVLSIVATSALLPFTAGASHALAAIRLQKATAYGQAMMEEVLARPFYGPDGTTNPPGPDTAFEDRRQRYDDLDDFSGFTEQITGMRDYINQPITDPDAAGLWRDVTITYVSFPDQQAADTNSYILVRVRVWDGNALMVTLHRLVAREY
- a CDS encoding type II secretion system protein GspG, giving the protein MTRRATIRNAFTLVELLIIVIILGILAAVVIPQFSDASTDARLSSLMTNLQTIRGQIDLYKLQHNGSYPALATFVDQMTKKTNADGTVNASGKYGPYLQRIPTNPFTVGGTGNDVTNTAAAANKAWNYNETTGEFKANDGGTTNGVAHDAM